In a genomic window of Halostella litorea:
- the phnC gene encoding phosphonate ABC transporter ATP-binding protein, whose protein sequence is MGTIRVENLSKSYGDVHALEDVSFSVDDGEFVILLGTSGAGKSTLLRCLNGLTKPTEGRIAIDGEEVVGPRDDIAMVFQQHNIIEQMSAYSNALSGSLNRTGFLRSLLQWNDREDKLEALRALETVGLLEEAGQRVDSMSGGQQQRVGIARALVQQPTTLLADEPVASLDPASAENVMGYLRTAADERDITTIASLHQVNIAREFGNRFIGLKDGKKVFDGDLDDLTIDAVDRIYGKETSITRDPDKEGAVA, encoded by the coding sequence ATGGGAACCATCCGAGTAGAAAACCTAAGCAAGTCATACGGGGACGTTCACGCGCTCGAGGACGTCTCCTTCTCCGTCGACGACGGGGAGTTCGTGATCCTCCTCGGTACCTCCGGCGCGGGGAAATCCACGCTCTTGCGGTGTCTCAACGGGCTCACGAAGCCGACCGAGGGCCGGATCGCGATCGACGGCGAGGAGGTCGTCGGCCCCCGGGACGACATCGCGATGGTGTTCCAGCAACACAACATCATCGAGCAGATGAGCGCGTACTCGAACGCGCTCTCCGGGTCCCTCAACCGCACCGGGTTCCTCCGCAGCCTCCTGCAGTGGAACGACCGCGAGGACAAACTGGAAGCGCTCCGCGCGCTCGAAACCGTCGGCCTGCTGGAGGAGGCCGGCCAGCGCGTCGACAGCATGAGCGGCGGCCAGCAACAGCGCGTCGGCATCGCCCGCGCGCTGGTCCAGCAGCCGACGACCCTGCTGGCCGACGAGCCGGTCGCCAGCCTCGACCCGGCCAGCGCCGAGAACGTGATGGGCTATCTCCGCACCGCGGCCGACGAGCGCGACATCACGACCATCGCCAGCCTCCACCAGGTGAACATCGCCCGCGAGTTCGGGAACCGGTTCATCGGGCTCAAGGACGGGAAGAAGGTGTTCGACGGTGACCTCGACGACCTCACCATCGACGCCGTCGACCGGATCTACGGCAAGGAGACGAGCATCACCCGCGACCCCGACAAGGAAGGGGCGGTAGCATGA
- the phnD gene encoding phosphate/phosphite/phosphonate ABC transporter substrate-binding protein, which yields MTDRRNFLKGVGAAGTVAFSAGCIGDLTGGSGSDSSTITFSLTPAESDVDVQAQYKPMFDYLEDEADVTIESSVAADYAAVLQALDSDQTDVADAAPAIALQAGNQDIAEVAGIRIAYGAARYFSLITTLPDNDIDELADVEGETVAFADSLSTSGSLFPLYMLNEAGLDTGNAPNGDAEDFTGQWSDHSTARETLINRDPVVAAGTGAFSTAANVPADQFPDQFMDMSAEADGAGSATDEQELQLLSCSDPIPRAPILVRSGLDDDVKGRVVDALLAAEEDDLIDEDADEELWFTGLSEGSVDDYQPVQNVIDTLGVELGQ from the coding sequence ATGACAGATCGTCGTAACTTCCTCAAGGGTGTCGGTGCAGCCGGGACTGTCGCGTTTAGCGCCGGGTGTATCGGTGACCTCACCGGCGGAAGCGGCAGCGACTCCAGTACCATCACGTTCTCGCTGACGCCCGCCGAGTCCGACGTGGACGTCCAGGCACAGTATAAACCGATGTTCGACTACCTCGAGGACGAGGCCGACGTAACCATCGAGTCCTCCGTCGCGGCGGACTACGCCGCGGTGCTTCAGGCGCTCGACAGCGACCAGACGGACGTCGCCGACGCCGCGCCCGCCATCGCGCTCCAGGCGGGCAACCAGGACATCGCCGAGGTGGCGGGTATCCGCATCGCCTACGGCGCGGCCCGCTACTTCTCGCTCATCACGACCCTGCCGGACAATGACATCGACGAACTGGCCGACGTCGAGGGCGAGACGGTCGCCTTCGCCGACTCGCTGTCGACCAGCGGGTCGCTGTTCCCGCTGTACATGCTGAACGAGGCGGGGCTCGACACGGGCAACGCGCCCAACGGCGACGCCGAGGACTTCACGGGCCAGTGGTCCGACCACTCCACCGCGCGCGAGACCCTCATCAACCGCGACCCGGTCGTCGCCGCCGGCACCGGCGCGTTCTCGACCGCCGCGAACGTCCCCGCCGACCAGTTCCCCGACCAGTTCATGGACATGTCGGCCGAGGCCGACGGCGCGGGCTCCGCGACGGACGAACAGGAGCTTCAGCTGCTGTCCTGTTCGGACCCGATCCCGCGGGCCCCGATCCTGGTCCGGTCCGGGCTCGACGACGACGTGAAAGGCCGCGTCGTCGACGCGCTGCTGGCCGCCGAGGAGGACGACCTCATCGACGAGGACGCCGACGAGGAACTCTGGTTCACCGGGCTGTCCGAGGGCTCGGTCGACGACTACCAGCCGGTCCAGAACGTCATCGACACGCTGGGCGTCGAGCTGGGGCAGTAA
- a CDS encoding glutathione S-transferase N-terminal domain-containing protein, which translates to MPNLELYELQGCPYCAKVKTKLDELGLDYESHMVPSSHSERTEVEEVSGQTGVPVLVDPDHGVEGMPESDDIVEYLEETYGDGAA; encoded by the coding sequence ATGCCGAACCTCGAACTGTACGAACTCCAAGGCTGTCCGTACTGCGCGAAAGTCAAGACCAAGCTCGACGAACTCGGCCTCGACTACGAGTCCCACATGGTGCCCAGTTCCCACAGCGAGCGCACCGAGGTCGAGGAAGTGAGCGGCCAGACGGGCGTCCCCGTGCTGGTCGACCCCGACCACGGCGTCGAGGGGATGCCCGAGAGCGACGACATCGTCGAGTACCTGGAGGAGACGTACGGCGACGGCGCGGCCTGA
- a CDS encoding inositol monophosphatase family protein: protein MDESERADVAVAAAREGASVAADYFRTDLPVEMKDGKTDVVTRADREAQERVIETIRETFPDVTVVGEEEDAPTVVPDDGPSFVVDPIDGTNNFVRGIPVWCTSVAAVVDGEPVAAATVVPPTGDEYVAADGPTRLNGEPVSVSDRIDPEASTVSPTLWWDLDRRDEYAAAATGVVERFADLRRYGSAQVTFGYVASGALDGSFSNLRGNPWDTVAGAHLVRQAGGRVTDLEGNRWRHDSRGVVASNGEIHDELLAVARETEAARN from the coding sequence ATGGACGAGAGCGAACGCGCGGACGTGGCCGTCGCCGCCGCGCGCGAGGGCGCGAGCGTCGCCGCCGACTACTTCCGGACGGACCTCCCCGTCGAGATGAAAGACGGGAAGACCGACGTGGTGACCCGGGCCGACCGCGAGGCCCAGGAGCGGGTCATCGAGACGATCCGCGAGACGTTCCCCGACGTCACGGTCGTCGGCGAGGAGGAGGACGCGCCGACGGTCGTGCCCGACGACGGTCCCTCCTTCGTCGTCGACCCCATCGACGGCACGAACAACTTCGTCCGCGGGATCCCGGTCTGGTGTACGAGCGTCGCCGCCGTCGTCGACGGCGAACCGGTCGCCGCCGCGACGGTCGTCCCGCCGACCGGCGACGAGTACGTCGCGGCCGACGGGCCGACGCGACTGAACGGCGAGCCGGTGTCGGTCAGCGACCGGATCGACCCCGAGGCGAGCACCGTCTCGCCGACGCTGTGGTGGGACCTCGACCGGCGCGACGAGTACGCCGCGGCGGCGACCGGCGTCGTCGAGCGCTTCGCCGACCTGCGGCGCTACGGCTCGGCACAGGTGACGTTCGGCTACGTGGCGAGCGGGGCGCTCGACGGGTCGTTCTCCAACCTCCGTGGGAACCCGTGGGACACCGTCGCCGGGGCGCATCTCGTCCGGCAGGCCGGCGGCCGCGTCACGGACCTGGAGGGGAACCGGTGGCGACACGACAGCCGCGGCGTCGTGGCCTCGAACGGGGAGATCCACGACGAACTGCTCGCGGTCGCCCGCGAGACCGAGGCCGCGCGGAACTGA
- a CDS encoding universal stress protein — protein sequence MDRPEVLVAVSNPEHVEQLVRSASDLARTMDGGVRIVSVVVKSHDSPFGVFSDETIIEEYSGDRRALLDRASRVAPEDVPVDAEVLVARSVEDGLLRAVAEMGPAALLVGWHGGGRRRSDVVLGTSVDALLRRAPCDVYVERIGRIADGVDDVLLPVAGGPHVRPAAAMAKAVAAANDASVTALAVAAPEDDRDRAAEWAANGRAAVEAAPGPAVEVTATVGEADDAIDALVAAADDSDLVVFGATRAGTLQARLVGSVPRAVADRTDRTVLIARASEAARTGLRGLIAGFRRR from the coding sequence ATGGACCGCCCGGAAGTGCTGGTCGCGGTGAGCAACCCCGAGCACGTCGAGCAACTGGTCCGGAGCGCGAGCGACCTCGCGCGGACCATGGACGGCGGCGTGCGGATAGTCAGCGTCGTGGTCAAGTCCCACGACTCGCCTTTCGGCGTGTTCTCCGACGAGACGATAATCGAGGAGTACTCCGGCGACAGGCGGGCGCTGCTCGACCGCGCGTCGAGGGTCGCCCCCGAGGACGTGCCGGTCGACGCGGAGGTGCTGGTGGCCCGCTCCGTCGAGGACGGCCTGCTGCGGGCCGTCGCCGAGATGGGGCCCGCCGCCCTGCTGGTCGGCTGGCACGGCGGCGGCCGGCGGCGGTCGGACGTCGTCCTCGGCACCAGCGTCGACGCCCTGCTCCGCCGGGCCCCCTGTGACGTGTACGTCGAGCGGATCGGCCGGATCGCCGACGGCGTCGACGACGTGTTGCTGCCGGTGGCGGGCGGCCCGCACGTCCGCCCGGCGGCGGCGATGGCGAAGGCGGTCGCCGCCGCGAACGACGCTAGCGTGACGGCCCTCGCCGTGGCGGCGCCCGAGGACGACCGCGACCGCGCGGCCGAGTGGGCGGCGAACGGCCGCGCGGCGGTCGAGGCCGCGCCGGGGCCGGCGGTCGAAGTGACAGCGACCGTCGGCGAGGCCGACGACGCAATCGACGCGCTGGTGGCCGCGGCCGACGACAGCGACCTCGTCGTCTTCGGCGCGACGAGAGCCGGGACGCTGCAGGCGCGCCTCGTCGGCTCGGTCCCCCGGGCGGTCGCCGATCGGACGGACCGAACCGTGCTGATCGCCCGGGCGTCCGAGGCCGCTCGCACCGGCCTCCGGGGGCTGATCGCCGGGTTCCGGAGACGCTGA
- a CDS encoding universal stress protein: MEPSHVLVPLDGSPLADDALAHALAVHDCRITVLNVVTPIDAGMSEGGVLAADDERREAARDRAERLVERARDRAEAADRTVETVVESGDPAETVVDYAETHDVDGIVMGSHGGERSDLTRRLLGTVATAVVSEAPVTVTVVR, translated from the coding sequence ATGGAGCCGTCACACGTCCTCGTCCCGCTGGACGGGTCGCCGCTCGCCGACGACGCGCTGGCCCACGCCCTCGCGGTCCACGATTGCCGGATAACCGTGCTGAACGTCGTCACGCCGATAGACGCCGGAATGAGCGAAGGGGGCGTGCTGGCGGCCGACGACGAGCGCCGCGAGGCCGCCCGCGACCGGGCCGAGCGGCTGGTCGAGCGCGCCCGCGACCGCGCCGAGGCGGCGGACCGCACCGTCGAGACGGTCGTCGAGTCCGGCGACCCCGCCGAGACCGTCGTCGACTACGCTGAGACCCACGACGTGGACGGGATCGTCATGGGGAGCCACGGCGGCGAGCGCAGCGACCTGACGCGGCGGCTGCTCGGCACGGTCGCGACGGCTGTCGTGAGCGAGGCCCCGGTGACGGTGACCGTCGTCCGCTAG
- a CDS encoding NCS2 family permease — translation MALSDTLSEYFDFDGHDTDLSTEILAGVTTFLTMSYIIVVNPSVMAQTTNADGEVTSPGIAIDGYSDVEVIQMLAVVTILASAAAIFVMAFYANRPFGQAPGLGLNAFFAFTVVGAMGVPWQTALAAVVTEGVIFIVLTAVGAREYIIGLFPEPVKFSVGTGIGLFLALIGLEAMHVVVGADQAGTILALGDLASDPVAVLSVVGLFLTLALYAAGVRGSIILGILLTTVAGWGLTMGDVVAEGVLAPASLPSAQYDITPLAGAFVEGFQNVEAFTFALVVFTFFFVDFFDTAGTLVGVGQAGDFLDEDGNLPDIDKPLMADAVGTTVGGILGTSTVTTYIESATGVEEGGRTGMTALVIGVLFLLSLAIVPLAAAIPQYASHIALVVVAIIMLGNVTDIQWDDVTHSIPAGMTIIVMPLTFSIAYGIAAGIISYPVVKAAKGQARDVSVGQWLLAAAFVFYFFVRTSGILTGQL, via the coding sequence ATGGCACTAAGCGATACGCTGTCGGAGTATTTCGACTTCGACGGCCACGACACGGACCTCAGCACGGAGATACTGGCCGGGGTGACGACGTTCCTCACGATGTCGTACATCATCGTCGTCAACCCCTCGGTCATGGCACAGACGACCAACGCGGACGGCGAGGTGACCTCGCCAGGCATCGCGATCGACGGCTACAGCGACGTGGAGGTGATCCAGATGCTCGCCGTCGTTACGATACTGGCGTCGGCGGCGGCGATCTTCGTCATGGCGTTCTACGCCAACCGGCCGTTCGGGCAGGCACCCGGCCTCGGGCTGAACGCCTTCTTCGCGTTCACCGTCGTGGGCGCGATGGGGGTCCCCTGGCAGACGGCGCTGGCCGCCGTCGTGACGGAGGGTGTCATCTTCATCGTCCTGACGGCAGTCGGGGCTCGCGAGTACATCATCGGGCTGTTCCCCGAACCGGTGAAGTTTTCGGTCGGCACCGGTATCGGCCTGTTCCTCGCGCTCATCGGGCTGGAGGCGATGCACGTCGTCGTCGGCGCGGACCAGGCCGGCACGATCCTCGCGCTGGGGGATCTCGCGTCCGACCCCGTCGCCGTGCTGTCGGTCGTCGGGCTGTTCCTGACGCTCGCGCTGTACGCCGCAGGGGTCCGCGGGTCGATCATCCTCGGCATCCTCCTGACGACGGTCGCGGGCTGGGGGCTGACGATGGGCGACGTGGTCGCCGAGGGCGTGCTCGCGCCCGCCAGCCTGCCGAGCGCGCAGTACGACATCACGCCCCTTGCGGGCGCGTTCGTCGAGGGCTTCCAGAACGTCGAGGCGTTCACGTTCGCGCTGGTCGTGTTCACCTTCTTCTTCGTGGACTTCTTCGACACCGCCGGCACGCTCGTCGGCGTCGGCCAGGCGGGGGACTTCCTCGACGAGGACGGCAACCTGCCCGACATCGACAAGCCGCTGATGGCCGACGCGGTCGGCACCACCGTCGGCGGCATCCTCGGCACGTCCACGGTGACGACGTACATCGAGTCCGCGACGGGCGTCGAGGAGGGCGGCCGCACCGGCATGACGGCGCTGGTCATCGGCGTCCTCTTCCTGCTCTCGCTGGCGATCGTCCCGCTCGCGGCGGCGATCCCCCAGTACGCCTCCCACATCGCGCTGGTCGTCGTCGCCATCATCATGCTGGGCAACGTCACCGACATCCAGTGGGACGACGTCACCCACTCGATCCCCGCCGGGATGACGATCATCGTCATGCCGCTGACGTTCTCCATCGCGTACGGCATCGCCGCCGGCATCATCAGCTACCCGGTCGTGAAGGCGGCGAAGGGGCAGGCACGCGACGTGTCGGTCGGCCAGTGGCTGCTGGCCGCCGCGTTCGTGTTCTACTTCTTCGTCCGCACCAGCGGCATCCTCACCGGCCAGTTGTAG
- a CDS encoding inorganic phosphate transporter encodes MAVASPALVALAAVAGLFMAWSLGANSNSPPFAPAVGANAVPTMRAAFLIGVFAALGALTQGGSISETVGTGLVRGVTLSPLAASAGLLTAAAFMTVGVYSGYPIPAAFATSGAVVGVGLSLGGTPAWDTYRRLGLFWLAVPFMSGGIAYLTAKLLRRDDVPDAVGVPLLAGLVAGILANVSLGVIPSPGPQGTVAGFVARLLGGPTVGGVGVVEGLTTLAFAAGGFVAIRRRMRRSVDAGIRWFLLALGSVVAFSSGGSQVGLATGPLETLVRVELGLPGIVLLALGATGILAGAWMGAPRLLQATSREYAQLGLRRSIAALVPGFVIAQLAIALGIPISFNNIIISGVIGGGLAGGSAGVSRSKIGWTVAFWLITLVSSTAVGFALYRAFAAVLGG; translated from the coding sequence ATGGCCGTCGCGTCCCCGGCGCTGGTCGCGCTCGCCGCGGTCGCGGGGCTGTTCATGGCGTGGTCGCTGGGCGCGAACAGCAACTCGCCGCCGTTCGCCCCGGCCGTCGGGGCCAACGCCGTCCCGACAATGCGGGCCGCCTTCCTCATCGGCGTATTCGCCGCACTGGGCGCGCTCACGCAGGGCGGAAGCATTTCGGAGACGGTCGGGACGGGGCTGGTCCGCGGCGTCACGCTCTCGCCGCTCGCCGCCTCCGCGGGCCTGCTCACCGCCGCGGCGTTCATGACGGTCGGCGTCTACTCCGGCTACCCGATCCCGGCGGCCTTCGCCACCTCGGGGGCGGTCGTCGGCGTCGGCCTGTCGCTGGGCGGGACGCCGGCCTGGGACACGTACCGCCGCCTGGGGCTGTTCTGGCTCGCCGTCCCGTTCATGTCCGGCGGCATCGCCTACCTGACGGCGAAGCTCCTCCGCCGGGACGACGTGCCGGACGCCGTCGGCGTGCCGCTGCTCGCCGGCCTCGTCGCGGGCATCCTGGCGAACGTCTCGCTGGGCGTGATCCCGTCGCCGGGGCCGCAGGGCACGGTCGCGGGCTTCGTTGCCCGCCTGCTCGGCGGGCCGACGGTCGGCGGGGTCGGGGTCGTCGAGGGGCTCACGACGCTCGCGTTCGCGGCGGGCGGCTTCGTCGCCATCCGTCGCCGGATGCGCAGGTCGGTCGACGCGGGGATCCGGTGGTTCCTGCTCGCGCTCGGCAGCGTCGTCGCCTTCTCCAGCGGCGGCAGCCAGGTCGGCCTCGCCACCGGGCCGCTGGAGACGCTCGTGCGGGTCGAACTCGGCCTCCCCGGGATCGTCCTGCTCGCGCTCGGCGCGACCGGCATCCTCGCCGGGGCGTGGATGGGCGCGCCGCGGCTGCTGCAGGCCACCTCCCGCGAGTACGCGCAACTGGGGCTGCGGCGCTCCATCGCCGCGCTCGTCCCCGGGTTCGTCATCGCCCAACTCGCCATCGCGCTCGGCATCCCCATCTCCTTCAACAACATCATCATCTCGGGCGTGATCGGCGGCGGACTGGCGGGCGGTTCGGCGGGCGTCTCCCGGTCGAAGATCGGCTGGACCGTCGCGTTCTGGCTGATCACGCTCGTCTCCTCGACGGCGGTCGGGTTCGCCCTCTACCGTGCCTTCGCCGCCGTGCTCGGCGGCTAG
- a CDS encoding transcriptional regulator, protein MSRSALVGNVTAMLEDAGFTVSDRCAIRPKSFDIAARRGEDLVLLKILANIDAFDGATGAEMRRLGTYLNGTPMVIGLRTRDEDLEPDVVYFRHGVPVMSPDTALNLFVEEVPPLIYAAPGGLYVNIDSDVLADEREEKGWSLGQLASELGVSRRTVSKYEDGMNASVEVAMELEEMFDAPLTSPVSVLDGAEEVHEAEPTPDDPEADPDDERIVAVMTRAGFDVHPTLRAPFKAVSEDDGSGEGTVLTGHSEFTRTAEKRARIMGSLGRVTGTRSVYFVDSAKRDSVEGTAIIEREEAEDISDADTLRDLIRERSGGEPA, encoded by the coding sequence ATGTCCCGGTCCGCTCTGGTCGGCAACGTCACGGCCATGTTGGAGGACGCCGGCTTCACGGTGAGCGACCGGTGTGCGATCCGCCCGAAGAGCTTCGACATCGCCGCACGGCGCGGCGAGGACCTCGTGTTGCTGAAGATCCTCGCCAACATCGACGCGTTCGACGGCGCGACCGGCGCGGAGATGCGCCGCCTCGGCACGTACCTCAACGGCACGCCGATGGTGATCGGGCTGCGCACCCGCGACGAGGACCTGGAGCCGGACGTGGTGTACTTCCGGCACGGCGTCCCGGTGATGAGCCCCGACACGGCCCTGAACCTGTTCGTCGAGGAGGTGCCGCCGCTCATCTACGCCGCACCCGGCGGCCTCTACGTCAACATCGACAGCGACGTGCTCGCCGACGAGCGCGAGGAGAAGGGGTGGAGCCTCGGCCAACTGGCCTCCGAACTCGGCGTCTCCCGGCGCACCGTCTCGAAGTACGAGGACGGGATGAACGCCTCCGTCGAGGTGGCCATGGAGCTTGAGGAGATGTTCGACGCGCCGCTGACCAGCCCGGTGTCCGTGCTCGACGGGGCCGAAGAGGTCCACGAGGCCGAGCCGACGCCCGACGACCCCGAGGCCGACCCCGACGACGAGCGCATCGTCGCCGTCATGACCCGCGCCGGCTTCGACGTCCACCCGACGCTGCGCGCCCCGTTCAAGGCCGTCAGCGAGGACGACGGGTCGGGCGAGGGGACGGTGCTGACGGGCCACTCCGAGTTCACCCGCACCGCCGAGAAGCGCGCCCGCATCATGGGCTCGCTCGGCCGCGTCACCGGCACCCGCTCGGTCTACTTCGTCGACAGCGCCAAGCGCGACTCCGTCGAGGGCACCGCGATCATCGAGCGCGAGGAGGCCGAGGACATCAGCGACGCCGACACCCTCCGGGACCTCATCCGCGAGCGCTCCGGCGGCGAACCGGCCTGA
- a CDS encoding tRNA(Ile)(2)-agmatinylcytidine synthase, whose translation MTVVGIDDTDSRERGMCTTYLAREVAARIRAAGGTVERLLLVRLNPAVEHKTRGNAALAVHADVAPDTAFAAAREELDAAAETDDPNTNPGLVVAPGDPDDVPDDVAAFARDAMRDHHEVADATALADARGYRRAGWKNARGTVGALAAVGAWRAVPEWTYEYISYRYPDARGTPRDVDLDSVFAAADDAYPEAWDTVDRGEGQAVCVPHTPGPILHGIRGDDPDVVRWVAERIGSEPVESTALFLTNQGTDAHLRDAALADARDGRSYRVDGTVADPPETREGGHVFLTLADGDAELPCAAFEPTKRFRDRVRALRAGDRVTACGEVSGGTLKLEKFAVRDLNETELVTPDCSDCERSMESAGRNQGYRCRDCGTTAPGKVEQAVERDLEPGWYEVPPCARRHIAKPLVRGGFDAPTHPER comes from the coding sequence ATGACCGTCGTCGGCATCGACGACACCGACTCCCGCGAGCGCGGGATGTGCACGACGTACCTCGCCCGCGAAGTCGCCGCCCGGATCCGCGCGGCCGGCGGGACCGTCGAGCGACTGCTCCTCGTGCGCCTGAACCCCGCCGTCGAGCACAAGACGCGGGGCAACGCCGCGCTCGCCGTCCACGCCGACGTCGCCCCGGATACCGCCTTCGCGGCCGCCCGCGAGGAACTCGACGCCGCCGCGGAGACCGACGACCCGAACACGAACCCCGGACTCGTCGTCGCGCCGGGCGACCCGGACGACGTGCCCGACGACGTGGCCGCCTTCGCCCGCGACGCGATGCGGGACCACCACGAGGTGGCGGACGCGACGGCGCTGGCCGACGCCCGCGGCTACCGCCGCGCCGGGTGGAAGAACGCCCGCGGCACGGTCGGCGCGCTGGCCGCGGTCGGCGCGTGGCGCGCCGTCCCGGAGTGGACCTACGAGTACATCTCCTACCGCTACCCCGACGCCCGCGGGACGCCACGTGACGTGGACCTCGACTCGGTGTTCGCCGCGGCGGACGACGCCTACCCGGAGGCCTGGGACACGGTCGACCGCGGCGAGGGCCAGGCCGTCTGCGTCCCGCACACGCCCGGCCCCATCCTCCACGGGATCCGCGGCGACGACCCCGACGTTGTGCGGTGGGTCGCCGAGCGGATCGGGAGCGAACCGGTCGAGTCGACCGCGCTGTTTCTGACGAACCAGGGGACCGACGCCCACCTGCGGGACGCAGCGCTGGCCGACGCCCGCGACGGCCGCTCGTACCGCGTCGACGGGACGGTCGCCGACCCGCCCGAAACCCGGGAGGGCGGCCACGTGTTCTTGACGCTGGCCGACGGCGACGCCGAACTCCCCTGTGCCGCCTTCGAGCCGACCAAGCGGTTCCGCGACCGCGTCCGCGCGCTCCGCGCCGGCGACCGGGTCACCGCCTGCGGCGAGGTGAGCGGCGGGACGCTCAAACTGGAGAAGTTCGCCGTCCGCGACCTGAACGAGACCGAACTCGTCACGCCCGACTGCTCGGACTGCGAGCGCTCGATGGAGAGCGCCGGTCGGAACCAGGGCTACCGCTGCCGGGACTGCGGGACGACTGCGCCCGGCAAGGTCGAGCAGGCGGTCGAGCGTGACCTGGAACCGGGGTGGTACGAGGTGCCGCCCTGCGCGCGGCGGCACATCGCGAAACCGTTGGTACGGGGCGGATTCGACGCGCCGACGCATCCCGAGCGGTGA
- the phnE gene encoding phosphonate ABC transporter, permease protein PhnE, with translation MSTDDDSEGGLLERFGFGASSVEPAEDQLYALKRSRTARRLLAAVGLIVFFFLFQRALSVVGFTIGEIIRYWPEFTSALGDFFPPGEYYGVPFIDVGAYWEFIQERNLFQEAIVTLAMGFAGTVLGFPGALILGVLGSERVTPFPFNFIFRGMMSTIRAIPALVWALIYIPLGGVTPFTATLAIGTDTMGNLGRLFTDELEEIEDGPIEGIESTGADKPQTVIFGMLSQVFTPFIAWTLYIFEINTRIAVTMGLIGGGGLGYVLLNERGLFHYTNMMATILVILVLVISVEMISQRTRSYLRGGNEGKGFLTLLKEFPQRMAESVWK, from the coding sequence ATGAGCACGGACGACGACTCCGAGGGCGGGCTGCTGGAACGGTTCGGCTTCGGAGCCAGTTCGGTGGAGCCGGCCGAGGACCAGCTATACGCGCTCAAGCGGTCCCGGACGGCCCGCCGGTTGCTGGCGGCCGTCGGGCTGATCGTCTTTTTCTTCCTGTTCCAGCGCGCGCTGTCGGTGGTCGGGTTCACCATCGGGGAGATCATCCGGTACTGGCCGGAGTTCACCTCCGCGCTGGGCGATTTCTTCCCGCCCGGCGAATACTACGGCGTCCCCTTCATCGACGTCGGCGCGTACTGGGAGTTCATCCAGGAACGTAACCTCTTCCAGGAGGCGATCGTCACGCTCGCGATGGGCTTTGCCGGCACCGTGCTCGGCTTCCCCGGCGCACTCATCCTCGGCGTACTCGGCTCCGAGCGCGTGACGCCGTTCCCCTTCAACTTCATCTTCCGCGGCATGATGTCCACCATCCGCGCCATCCCGGCGCTCGTGTGGGCGCTCATCTACATCCCGCTGGGCGGCGTGACGCCGTTTACGGCGACGCTCGCCATCGGGACCGACACGATGGGGAACCTCGGCCGCCTCTTCACCGACGAACTGGAGGAGATCGAGGACGGCCCCATCGAGGGGATCGAGTCGACCGGGGCCGACAAGCCCCAGACGGTCATCTTCGGCATGCTCTCGCAGGTGTTCACGCCGTTCATCGCGTGGACGCTGTACATCTTCGAGATCAACACCCGGATCGCCGTCACGATGGGGCTCATCGGCGGCGGCGGCCTGGGGTACGTGCTCCTCAACGAGCGCGGCCTGTTCCACTACACGAACATGATGGCGACGATCCTCGTCATCCTCGTGCTCGTCATCTCCGTCGAGATGATCAGCCAGCGTACCCGCTCGTACCTGCGTGGCGGGAACGAGGGCAAGGGCTTCCTGACGCTGCTCAAGGAGTTCCCACAGCGGATGGCCGAGTCCGTCTGGAAGTAA